Proteins co-encoded in one Kribbella qitaiheensis genomic window:
- the panD gene encoding aspartate 1-decarboxylase codes for MLREMMKSKVHRATVTQADLDYVGSCTLDATLMEAANLLPGEKVDIVDITNGNRLSTYLIEGPRDSGIVGINGAAAHLIHPGDLVILIAYGMLDTAEAKIFEPSVVFVDERNAITRIGSDPAEGPA; via the coding sequence ATGCTGCGCGAAATGATGAAGTCCAAGGTCCACCGAGCCACCGTCACCCAGGCCGACCTGGACTACGTCGGATCGTGCACGCTCGACGCCACCCTGATGGAAGCGGCGAACCTGCTGCCCGGTGAGAAGGTCGACATCGTCGACATCACCAACGGCAACCGGCTGAGCACCTACCTGATCGAGGGCCCGCGCGACTCCGGGATCGTCGGGATCAACGGCGCCGCCGCGCACCTGATCCACCCGGGCGACCTGGTCATCCTCATTGCTTACGGGATGCTCGACACCGCCGAGGCCAAGATCTTCGAACCGAGCGTAGTCTTCGTGGACGAGCGCAATGCGATCACCCGCATCGGCTCGGACCCCGCCGAGGGCCCTGCCTGA
- a CDS encoding MMPL family transporter has product MVVIDGSKAQNPKGTAARIENKLKGLPDVTAVTPAVFNQAGDTAVLRVIPASGPSSTQTKDLVAAIRDVPPGAGAEVSVTGATAFNIDISAKLGSALVPYLALVIGLAFLLLMVVFRSVLVPLKATLGFLLTVGSTFGAVVAVFQWGWLADLFGITGQTGPVISMLPVFLVGIVFGLAMDYQVFLVTRMREQHVHGAGPIRSVVDGFSHSARGLLRLHPVQRDPGPRDRPRPRLRRLRRRLHRPDDHRPRRDGPPRQVRLVAPQLAQPPAAQRRHRRRLPPAPADGSRPAGPRTGQPLTESQWPPSAVRA; this is encoded by the coding sequence ATGGTGGTCATCGACGGCTCCAAGGCCCAGAACCCGAAGGGTACGGCCGCGCGGATCGAGAACAAGCTCAAGGGACTGCCCGACGTCACCGCGGTGACCCCGGCCGTCTTCAACCAGGCAGGCGATACGGCGGTGCTGCGCGTCATCCCGGCCAGCGGACCGAGCAGCACCCAGACGAAGGACCTGGTCGCGGCGATCCGCGACGTACCGCCGGGCGCCGGCGCGGAGGTATCGGTCACCGGCGCGACCGCGTTCAACATCGACATCTCCGCCAAGCTCGGGTCGGCGCTGGTTCCCTATCTGGCCTTGGTGATCGGGCTCGCGTTCCTGCTGCTGATGGTGGTCTTCCGGTCCGTCCTCGTTCCGCTGAAGGCGACGCTCGGGTTCCTGCTCACGGTGGGTTCGACCTTCGGCGCGGTGGTCGCGGTGTTCCAGTGGGGCTGGCTGGCAGACCTGTTCGGCATCACCGGGCAGACGGGACCGGTGATCAGCATGCTGCCGGTCTTCCTGGTCGGCATCGTCTTCGGCCTCGCGATGGACTACCAGGTCTTCCTGGTGACCAGGATGCGTGAGCAACACGTTCACGGCGCCGGGCCGATCCGCTCCGTCGTCGACGGCTTCAGCCACAGCGCCCGGGGTCTTCTCCGGCTTCATCCTGTCCAGCGAGACCCTGGTCCGCGAGATCGGCCTCGGCCTCGCCTTCGCCGTCTTCGTCGACGCCTTCATCGTCCGGATGACCATCGTCCCCGCCGTGATGGCCCTCCTCGGCAAGTCCGCCTGGTGGCTCCCCAGCTGGCTCAACCGCCTGCTGCCCAACGTCGACATCGAAGGCGACTCCCTCCGGCCCCAGCCGACGGCTCCCGCCCCGCGGGTCCCCGAACTGGCCAACCGCTGACCGAGAGTCAATGGCCGCCATCCGCCGTTCGGGCGTGA
- a CDS encoding FGGY family carbohydrate kinase — protein sequence MPKTDSRVLALDLGTSSARALVLSPDLSPVEGALARHKISPSYGAGGAATLDLHDYVEGLLGCLDELQQNGHLVDISDIVLSSQWHSIVALSSTGAALTPVIPWVDTRSVPAPVGSDFDECAFHARTGAWLHRLYWPRRIPWLRSIVSPAFYAGLPDLVLERLTSERVTSVSIASGTGTLDLASGAYDAEALAVAGVSGSQLPPIVPTGWTGVLSSAFALRWPALAGVPIHPPTGDGAASNVGTGGYDETTAAVTVGTSAAVRVVHPIEDAPELPWELWRYRVDDKRAVTGMAFSAAGNLHAWLTGVLQLDAGHREPTGIEIGSSRVIGVPFQAGTRPPETVPGGSGAYFGLSFDDTAADLLAASLQGASLEIDRGLRMLDGLFGRQLEVVLGGGGIDASAWWRNCLTATFARPTEVCAEAEVGARGAAAVALGLSPAPCGESLRPVAADVDRVAELRPRYESLRALTVQAANSLS from the coding sequence ATGCCGAAGACTGACAGCCGGGTCCTCGCTTTGGACCTTGGCACGTCGTCCGCTCGTGCCCTGGTGCTCTCGCCCGATCTGTCGCCCGTAGAAGGCGCACTCGCGAGGCACAAGATCAGTCCGTCGTACGGCGCCGGCGGCGCAGCGACGCTCGATCTGCACGACTACGTCGAGGGGCTCCTGGGCTGCCTGGACGAGCTGCAGCAGAACGGGCACCTCGTCGACATCAGCGACATCGTGCTGTCGTCCCAGTGGCACTCGATCGTCGCGCTGTCTTCGACCGGAGCGGCGCTGACGCCCGTGATCCCCTGGGTGGACACGCGTTCCGTGCCCGCTCCGGTGGGGTCCGACTTCGACGAGTGCGCCTTCCATGCCAGGACCGGCGCCTGGTTGCACCGGCTCTACTGGCCCCGGCGGATACCCTGGCTGCGGTCGATCGTTTCGCCTGCTTTCTATGCCGGGTTGCCGGATCTCGTGCTTGAGCGGCTGACCTCCGAACGGGTCACGTCGGTGTCGATCGCGTCCGGAACGGGCACCCTCGACCTCGCCTCCGGCGCGTACGACGCCGAAGCGCTTGCGGTGGCAGGGGTTTCCGGGTCGCAGCTGCCCCCGATCGTGCCGACCGGCTGGACCGGAGTGCTGTCATCTGCCTTCGCGCTGAGATGGCCCGCGCTCGCCGGCGTACCGATTCATCCGCCGACAGGTGACGGGGCCGCGTCGAACGTCGGGACCGGCGGGTACGACGAGACGACGGCGGCCGTGACGGTCGGTACGTCGGCTGCCGTGCGGGTCGTGCATCCGATCGAAGACGCGCCCGAACTACCGTGGGAGTTGTGGCGGTATCGCGTCGACGACAAGCGCGCGGTGACCGGAATGGCCTTCTCTGCCGCGGGGAACCTGCATGCGTGGCTGACCGGCGTACTGCAGCTCGACGCCGGGCACCGGGAACCGACCGGGATCGAGATCGGCTCGTCGCGGGTGATCGGTGTTCCCTTCCAGGCCGGGACCAGGCCACCTGAAACCGTGCCGGGTGGGTCCGGCGCGTACTTCGGGCTGTCTTTCGACGACACCGCCGCCGACCTCTTGGCCGCTTCCCTGCAAGGCGCTTCGCTTGAGATCGACCGTGGGCTTCGAATGCTGGACGGCTTGTTCGGCCGGCAGTTGGAGGTTGTGCTGGGTGGCGGCGGGATCGATGCCTCGGCCTGGTGGCGCAACTGCCTGACCGCGACGTTCGCCCGGCCGACCGAGGTCTGCGCCGAAGCCGAGGTCGGTGCGCGCGGCGCGGCGGCCGTCGCACTGGGGCTCTCCCCCGCTCCCTGCGGCGAATCGCTGCGGCCCGTCGCCGCGGACGTCGACCGGGTCGCCGAGCTCCGCCCGCGCTACGAATCCCTTCGTGCCTTGACAGTCCAGGCCGCGAACTCCCTCTCATGA
- a CDS encoding alpha,alpha-trehalose-phosphate synthase (UDP-forming), which produces MPSGRSSFVVVANRLPVDRTEMPDGTTAWRRSPGGLVTALAPVMQRHHGAWIGWTGGADEKVDPFDEGGMHLVPVTLSAEDIQLYYEGFSNATLWPLYHDVIVAPEFHREWWESYVAVNRRFAEAAADAADDNAVVWVHDYQLQLVPAMLRRLRPDVRIGFFLHIPFPPTELFAQMPWRRQILDGLMGADLVGFQRPGAASNFARLARNRMGLRTRGDRIHLPDDRIVRAKAFPISIDVGELEQLARQPETEARALEMRKEVGNPAHILLGVDRLDYTKGIRQRLRGFGELLDEGRVSVDDAVFIQVATPSRERVEQYRVLRDEIELLVGRINGEHGRIGTPAINYLHTSYSRTEMAALFRAADVAVVTPLRDGMNLVAKEYVACRYDDTGALVLSEFAGAADEFRQAFLVNPHDINGMKDTIVDAMNTDDRQLGRRMKAMRKHLAAHDVNVWAASFLKALHAED; this is translated from the coding sequence ATGCCGAGCGGACGCAGTTCCTTCGTGGTGGTGGCCAACCGGCTACCGGTCGACCGGACCGAGATGCCCGACGGCACAACTGCGTGGCGGCGCAGCCCAGGTGGGCTGGTAACGGCCCTGGCACCGGTGATGCAGCGCCACCACGGCGCCTGGATCGGCTGGACCGGCGGCGCCGACGAGAAGGTCGACCCGTTCGACGAGGGCGGGATGCACCTGGTCCCGGTGACACTGTCGGCCGAGGACATCCAGCTGTACTACGAGGGCTTCTCCAACGCGACGCTCTGGCCGCTGTACCACGACGTGATCGTGGCGCCGGAGTTCCACCGGGAGTGGTGGGAGTCGTACGTCGCAGTGAACCGCCGGTTCGCCGAGGCGGCGGCAGACGCTGCTGACGACAACGCTGTGGTCTGGGTGCACGACTACCAGCTGCAGCTCGTCCCGGCGATGCTGCGCCGCCTGCGCCCCGACGTACGGATCGGCTTCTTCCTGCACATCCCGTTCCCGCCCACCGAGCTGTTCGCGCAGATGCCGTGGCGCCGCCAGATCCTGGACGGGCTGATGGGAGCGGACCTGGTCGGCTTCCAGCGTCCCGGCGCCGCCTCGAACTTCGCCCGGCTGGCCCGCAACCGGATGGGCCTCAGGACCCGCGGCGACCGCATCCACCTGCCGGACGACCGGATCGTCCGCGCCAAGGCGTTCCCGATCTCCATCGACGTCGGCGAACTCGAGCAGCTCGCCCGGCAGCCGGAGACCGAGGCCCGCGCGCTCGAGATGCGCAAGGAGGTCGGCAACCCCGCGCACATCCTGCTCGGCGTGGACCGGCTCGACTACACCAAGGGCATCCGGCAACGGCTGCGCGGCTTCGGTGAGCTCCTCGACGAGGGCCGCGTCTCGGTCGACGACGCCGTATTCATCCAGGTGGCGACGCCTTCACGGGAGCGCGTGGAGCAGTACCGCGTACTGCGGGACGAGATCGAGTTGCTGGTCGGCCGGATCAACGGCGAGCACGGCCGGATCGGCACTCCCGCGATCAACTACCTGCACACCTCCTACTCGCGGACCGAGATGGCAGCGCTGTTCCGGGCCGCCGACGTGGCCGTGGTGACGCCGTTGCGCGACGGGATGAACCTGGTCGCCAAGGAGTACGTCGCCTGCCGGTACGACGACACCGGCGCGCTGGTGCTGAGCGAGTTCGCCGGTGCGGCCGACGAGTTCCGGCAGGCCTTCCTGGTGAACCCGCACGACATCAACGGGATGAAGGACACCATCGTCGACGCCATGAACACCGACGACCGCCAGCTCGGCCGCCGGATGAAGGCGATGCGCAAACACCTGGCCGCGCACGACGTGAACGTCTGGGCCGCTTCGTTCCTGAAGGCCCTGCATGCCGAAGACTGA
- a CDS encoding Gfo/Idh/MocA family protein yields the protein MGIDRVRWGIVATGNISTSFTKDLAVLDDAVVTAVASRSQGSADRFGEQFGIEHRYDDYRRLIESGTVDVLYIGTPHPQHYGIARMALQAGIAVLCEKPVTLTAKQAADLVAVAHESKTLFAEAMWMRTNPVVQAMFADLAKGVIGEPMQALADFGFHRPQLPPRLLDRELGGGVLMDGGIYPMTFAYMALGRPEEVKAVGSLNEDGVDLSVAMSWRYASGAVAGLTCGLRSHHPFNASVSGPDGSLLLPGGFHHPEYYVRQTASGDERVEVPMHGAGYHYEAAEVMRSFRAGQVECPALPHAATVEILELLDETRRQIGVSYPGDDEYLGG from the coding sequence ATGGGTATAGATCGCGTCCGCTGGGGAATCGTTGCGACTGGCAACATCTCCACCTCGTTCACGAAAGACCTGGCGGTCCTCGACGACGCCGTGGTGACCGCCGTCGCGTCCCGATCCCAGGGCAGTGCCGACCGGTTCGGTGAGCAGTTCGGGATCGAGCACCGCTACGACGACTATCGCCGGCTGATCGAGTCGGGCACCGTCGACGTGCTCTACATCGGTACGCCGCATCCGCAGCACTACGGGATCGCCAGGATGGCGTTACAGGCCGGGATCGCGGTGCTCTGCGAGAAGCCGGTGACGCTGACGGCCAAGCAGGCTGCGGACCTGGTCGCGGTGGCACATGAGTCCAAGACCCTGTTCGCCGAGGCGATGTGGATGCGCACCAACCCTGTCGTCCAGGCGATGTTCGCGGACCTCGCCAAGGGTGTGATCGGCGAACCGATGCAGGCGCTGGCCGACTTCGGCTTCCACCGGCCGCAGCTCCCGCCCCGGCTGCTCGACCGGGAGCTGGGCGGCGGGGTGCTGATGGACGGCGGCATCTACCCGATGACGTTCGCGTACATGGCGCTCGGCCGTCCCGAAGAGGTCAAGGCCGTCGGATCGCTGAACGAGGACGGTGTGGACCTGAGCGTCGCGATGTCGTGGCGGTACGCGTCCGGCGCCGTGGCCGGGCTCACCTGTGGGCTGCGCTCGCATCACCCGTTCAACGCCTCGGTCAGCGGTCCGGACGGTTCGCTGCTGCTGCCTGGCGGGTTCCACCACCCGGAGTACTACGTACGCCAGACAGCCTCGGGCGACGAGCGGGTCGAAGTACCGATGCATGGCGCTGGGTACCACTACGAAGCAGCCGAGGTGATGCGCTCCTTCCGCGCCGGCCAGGTCGAGTGCCCAGCGCTCCCGCACGCCGCCACGGTCGAGATTCTCGAGCTGCTCGACGAGACACGTAGACAGATCGGGGTCAGCTACCCCGGCGACGACGAATACCTGGGTGGATAA
- a CDS encoding amidase family protein, translated as MGTETNGSIVCPAALNGIVGLKPTVGLIPQQGIIPLSHSQDTAGPMTKTVRQAAALLTVLTGGGTDYESHCLGDDLTGVRIGVPRGPLWGYSVGLDRVTEEALSLLSAAGATVVDGLSLPTPGSEEDQVSILFHEMKVDLAAYLATRQPGGPRTLADVIAFNKAHAHEELRYFGQELFERSEQTDGLDSPTYVAARLSALRAGRDGIDGLLRDNQLDALVTPAYSPAWSIDLVNGDHVLGSSSTHAALAGYPLMSVPSGLVEGLPVGITFSGTGRSDATLIRLAHAFETARIKATGPFPTPEFRQWV; from the coding sequence ATCGGGACGGAGACGAACGGGTCGATCGTCTGCCCGGCCGCGCTGAACGGCATCGTCGGGCTGAAGCCCACCGTCGGGCTGATCCCGCAGCAGGGCATCATCCCGCTGTCGCACTCCCAGGACACCGCCGGGCCGATGACGAAGACTGTTCGCCAGGCGGCCGCGCTGCTCACCGTACTGACCGGCGGCGGCACGGACTACGAGTCGCATTGCCTCGGCGACGACCTGACCGGCGTACGGATCGGTGTGCCGAGAGGGCCCTTGTGGGGGTACTCGGTCGGCCTCGACCGCGTCACCGAGGAAGCGTTGTCCTTGTTGTCGGCAGCCGGCGCCACCGTCGTCGACGGGTTGTCGCTGCCGACTCCGGGCAGCGAGGAGGATCAGGTCTCGATCCTGTTCCACGAGATGAAGGTCGACCTCGCCGCGTATCTGGCCACCCGGCAGCCGGGCGGCCCGCGCACCCTCGCGGACGTGATCGCCTTCAACAAGGCCCATGCCCACGAAGAGTTGCGGTACTTCGGCCAGGAGTTGTTCGAGCGCTCCGAGCAGACCGACGGGCTGGATTCGCCCACTTACGTCGCCGCCCGGTTGTCCGCACTCAGGGCCGGCCGCGACGGCATCGACGGCCTGCTCCGGGACAACCAGCTCGACGCGCTGGTCACCCCGGCGTACTCGCCGGCCTGGTCGATCGATCTGGTCAACGGCGACCACGTCCTCGGCAGTTCGTCCACCCATGCCGCCCTGGCCGGTTACCCCCTGATGTCGGTCCCGTCCGGACTGGTCGAAGGACTGCCGGTCGGGATCACCTTCAGCGGTACCGGGCGGAGTGATGCCACCCTCATTCGCTTGGCGCACGCGTTCGAAACCGCGAGAATCAAGGCAACCGGTCCGTTCCCGACCCCGGAGTTCAGACAATGGGTATAG
- a CDS encoding DUF3263 domain-containing protein yields the protein MDSANASSSGSAEAAQPAVAGLSDRDGAILGFERHWWKYAGAKEQAIRDQFQMSATRYYQVLNALIDRPEALAHDPLLVKRLRRLRAARQRARSARRLGIEV from the coding sequence ATGGACAGCGCCAACGCCAGCTCCTCCGGCTCAGCCGAAGCAGCCCAGCCGGCTGTCGCTGGATTATCGGACCGTGATGGGGCGATCCTCGGCTTCGAGCGGCACTGGTGGAAGTACGCCGGCGCCAAGGAGCAGGCGATCCGGGACCAGTTCCAGATGTCGGCCACCCGCTACTACCAGGTGCTGAACGCGCTGATCGACCGGCCCGAGGCACTCGCGCACGACCCGTTGCTGGTGAAGCGGCTGCGCCGGTTGCGCGCCGCCAGGCAACGCGCCCGATCCGCCCGTCGCTTGGGTATCGAGGTCTGA
- a CDS encoding LytR C-terminal domain-containing protein: MTRPKDDKGQILSSLVAVLAVVAIVGGLLVLFGTRGSNSVADSKPAASTPKTSAKPSDVPVISPTPTAGPSTPAPSTAVSSTAVPPTAPTSAPTSVPTVPVSERPAVEVYNNTPRKGLADDVSIRARRAGWTVAGRDNWHGKIVTSTVYFPAGMEADATQLAKDIGVGRIKDALENMKKDRLTVILTTDYAG, translated from the coding sequence TTGACCCGCCCGAAGGACGACAAGGGCCAGATCCTCTCGTCCCTCGTCGCCGTGCTCGCAGTCGTGGCCATCGTCGGTGGCCTGCTGGTGCTGTTCGGGACCAGGGGCAGCAACTCCGTGGCCGACTCCAAGCCGGCCGCTTCGACGCCGAAGACGTCGGCCAAGCCCTCCGACGTGCCGGTGATCTCCCCGACTCCGACCGCCGGTCCATCGACCCCTGCTCCGTCGACTGCTGTTTCGTCGACCGCTGTTCCGCCGACCGCGCCGACGTCGGCGCCGACCTCTGTGCCCACGGTTCCGGTCTCCGAGCGACCCGCCGTCGAGGTGTACAACAACACCCCGCGCAAGGGGCTCGCGGACGATGTGTCGATCCGCGCCCGGCGGGCCGGCTGGACCGTGGCCGGCCGGGACAACTGGCACGGCAAGATCGTCACCAGCACCGTCTACTTCCCGGCCGGGATGGAAGCCGACGCCACCCAGTTGGCCAAGGACATCGGCGTGGGCCGGATCAAGGACGCGCTCGAGAACATGAAGAAGGACAGGCTGACCGTCATCCTGACGACGGACTACGCCGGATGA
- the otsB gene encoding trehalose-phosphatase, which produces MSTPVLVTQAGRDGWEAIVKDPAGAVIASDFDGTLSPLVEDPAMSRAADGALDALARLAGVGAQVAIVTGRPALVATELSGVSGHAGLGSLVVLGHYGLERWEASTGAVTSEPVPAGVAVAREQLPAVLRDAGQPDAFVEDKDSSLAVHTRRLPDPAGALEALRTPLSELASSVGLHLEPGNLVLELRPPGIDKGLALRRLLDSTGARSILYAGDDLGDLAAFKALQALRADGLHAVLVAARSSGATALTESADIVVDDPAGVVTVLTALADAIATR; this is translated from the coding sequence ATGAGCACTCCGGTTCTGGTGACACAGGCCGGCCGGGACGGTTGGGAAGCGATCGTCAAGGATCCCGCCGGGGCGGTGATCGCCTCGGATTTCGACGGCACTCTGTCCCCGCTGGTCGAGGATCCGGCGATGTCCCGGGCGGCCGACGGAGCGCTTGACGCTTTGGCGCGACTGGCCGGCGTGGGTGCGCAGGTGGCGATCGTCACCGGGCGGCCCGCGCTGGTGGCAACCGAGCTGTCCGGTGTCAGTGGCCACGCAGGACTCGGCAGCCTCGTAGTACTGGGGCACTACGGGCTGGAGCGCTGGGAGGCCTCTACAGGTGCCGTGACCAGCGAGCCCGTTCCCGCGGGTGTAGCCGTCGCGCGCGAGCAACTCCCTGCCGTACTACGCGACGCGGGGCAGCCGGATGCGTTCGTGGAGGACAAGGACAGCTCGCTGGCGGTCCACACTCGCAGACTGCCTGATCCGGCGGGGGCGCTAGAGGCTTTGCGTACGCCGCTGTCGGAGCTGGCCTCGTCAGTAGGCCTTCACCTGGAGCCGGGCAACCTGGTGCTGGAGCTGCGCCCGCCCGGGATCGACAAGGGGCTAGCCCTGCGTCGTTTGCTCGACAGCACCGGGGCTCGCTCGATCCTGTACGCCGGTGACGACCTGGGTGACCTGGCTGCCTTCAAAGCCCTTCAGGCTCTCCGCGCCGACGGTCTGCACGCAGTACTGGTTGCAGCGCGGTCGTCGGGTGCCACCGCGCTTACTGAGTCCGCCGACATCGTCGTGGACGACCCGGCGGGGGTAGTAACCGTCCTCACTGCCCTCGCGGATGCGATCGCAACGCGCTGA